A window of the Pseudomonadota bacterium genome harbors these coding sequences:
- the pheS gene encoding phenylalanine--tRNA ligase subunit alpha produces the protein MQELEKIVTDAEYAFQGVKTLPELDQVKARFFGKQGVLSELRKGLAKVSVAERPILGAKFNSLKTEIESLLERRKNDLKTQALQERLDNEKIDVTLPGRKQSLGGLHPVTRTLNRVVDLFSTMGFSVASGPEIEDDYYNFTALNQPKDHPARSMHDTFYLEGEQLLLRTHTSPIQVRYMEQHEPPIRIVAPGRVYRVDSDATHSPMFHQIEGLWIDNQATFADLKGTVREFLRQFFENENLEVRFRPSYFPFTEPSAEIDMTFKDGWLEIGGCGMVHPKVLRNLNIDTERFQGFAFGMGLDRLAMLRYGITDLRLFFENDLRFLSQFSE, from the coding sequence ATGCAAGAATTAGAAAAAATAGTTACTGACGCAGAATATGCCTTTCAAGGAGTCAAGACTCTTCCTGAGCTTGATCAGGTGAAGGCGCGGTTTTTTGGTAAGCAAGGTGTGTTATCAGAACTCAGAAAAGGTTTAGCAAAAGTTTCTGTTGCAGAGCGTCCCATCCTTGGCGCTAAATTTAATTCACTTAAGACGGAAATAGAAAGTCTTTTAGAACGTCGAAAAAATGACCTCAAAACTCAAGCGCTGCAAGAACGTCTTGATAACGAAAAAATTGATGTCACGTTGCCTGGTCGTAAACAATCTTTAGGCGGATTACACCCAGTGACGCGTACGCTAAACCGCGTGGTAGACTTATTTTCAACGATGGGTTTCAGTGTGGCGAGTGGTCCTGAGATTGAAGATGACTATTATAATTTCACAGCATTGAATCAGCCTAAAGATCATCCAGCCCGTTCGATGCACGATACGTTTTATCTCGAGGGCGAGCAGCTCTTGCTGAGAACGCATACCTCGCCCATTCAGGTCCGTTACATGGAACAGCACGAGCCACCAATTCGTATCGTGGCACCAGGTCGGGTATATCGCGTTGATTCTGATGCAACGCATTCACCTATGTTCCATCAAATTGAAGGGTTGTGGATTGATAATCAAGCGACCTTTGCCGACCTAAAAGGTACCGTCCGAGAGTTCTTAAGGCAGTTTTTTGAAAACGAAAACTTAGAAGTGCGTTTCCGACCTTCCTATTTTCCATTTACTGAGCCTTCGGCAGAGATTGACATGACATTCAAGGATGGTTGGTTAGAGATAGGTGGTTGTGGCATGGTTCACCCGAAGGTGCTACGCAACTTAAATATTGACACTGAACGTTTCCAAGGCTTTGCTTTCGGTATGGGTCTAGATCGCCTTGCTATGTTGCGCTATGGGATTACAGACTTACGTCTTTTCTTCGAAAATGATTTGCGGTTTTTATCGCAGTTCTCCGAGTAA
- the rplT gene encoding 50S ribosomal protein L20, whose protein sequence is MPRVKRGVVAKARHKKVLDQAEGFRGRRNNVYRVAKQAVIKAGQYAYRDRRTKKREFRALWIIRINAAARACGLTYSTLINGLKKASIEVDRKVLADVAYHDPVAFEKIAEQARHGLVS, encoded by the coding sequence ATGCCAAGAGTTAAAAGAGGTGTAGTCGCCAAAGCGCGACACAAAAAAGTTTTAGATCAAGCGGAAGGCTTTCGCGGACGAAGAAATAATGTGTATCGCGTCGCGAAACAGGCTGTCATTAAAGCAGGCCAGTACGCGTATCGTGATAGACGTACGAAGAAACGAGAGTTTAGAGCGCTTTGGATAATACGTATCAATGCTGCCGCTCGTGCGTGCGGATTAACCTATAGCACTTTGATTAATGGGTTAAAGAAGGCATCAATTGAAGTGGATCGTAAGGTGCTTGCAGATGTGGCATACCATGATCCAGTTGCGTTTGAAAAGATAGCAGAACAAGCGCGTCACGGTCTAGTCTCCTAG
- the rpmI gene encoding 50S ribosomal protein L35 — protein sequence MPKMKTKRGAAKRFKVGGTGRIKRTQANLRHILTKKTTKRKRHLRGTVSVAAGDQAAIRAMLPYA from the coding sequence ATGCCAAAAATGAAAACCAAAAGAGGCGCAGCTAAGCGTTTCAAGGTCGGTGGTACCGGTCGAATCAAGAGAACTCAGGCTAATCTGAGGCATATCCTCACGAAGAAGACGACGAAACGGAAGCGCCATTTGCGCGGTACTGTTTCCGTGGCTGCTGGTGATCAAGCAGCTATTCGCGCAATGCTTCCGTACGCTTAA
- the infC gene encoding translation initiation factor IF-3 has translation MAREKEARINEEITAPQIRLVGIEGEPIGVMEISQALAKAEAAEIDLVEIAPTAVPPVCRLMDYGKFKYNEQKKKQDAKAKQKKIQVKEIKFRPGTDEGDYQIKLRNLIRFLTEGDKTKVTLRFRGREMAHLNLGAQLLQRVRGDLEDHGQVEQFPKMEGRQMVMVVAPLKPEEKQKRQKMKADSSEGEKLEKSL, from the coding sequence ATAGCTCGAGAAAAAGAAGCCCGAATTAATGAGGAGATTACGGCGCCTCAAATTAGACTGGTAGGTATCGAAGGAGAACCCATCGGAGTTATGGAAATTAGTCAGGCACTTGCGAAGGCGGAAGCGGCAGAAATTGATCTTGTTGAGATAGCGCCGACTGCAGTGCCGCCGGTATGTCGTTTGATGGACTATGGAAAGTTCAAATATAACGAGCAAAAAAAGAAGCAGGATGCCAAGGCTAAGCAAAAAAAAATACAGGTCAAGGAAATTAAGTTTAGACCTGGGACAGATGAAGGGGATTATCAAATCAAACTTCGGAATCTGATTCGCTTCTTAACTGAGGGTGACAAGACAAAGGTGACGTTGAGGTTTAGGGGGCGTGAAATGGCACACCTAAATCTTGGGGCACAGCTCTTACAGCGAGTTAGAGGTGACCTAGAGGATCATGGGCAAGTTGAGCAGTTTCCAAAAATGGAAGGTAGACAGATGGTCATGGTGGTTGCACCGCTAAAACCAGAGGAAAAGCAAAAGCGTCAGAAAATGAAGGCGGATTCTTCTGAAGGCGAGAAGTTGGAGAAATCGTTATAA
- the thrS gene encoding threonine--tRNA ligase has translation MINVKLPDGSVRTFDQSLSVGSIARSIAPSLGKVAVAGRLDGHMVDLNHVVSKDAQLAIITNTDTDGVDVIRHSTAHLLAHAVKELYPSAQVTIGPVIEDGFYYDFSFDRAFTPDDLVAIEKKMKQLSKKDLRIERSVRERDEASNYFQSIGEAYKSEIISDLPEGEEISMYSQGEFTDLCRGPHVPSTGKLKAFKLLKVAGAYWRGNSDNAMLQRIYGTAWGTQEDLEAHLFKLEEAEKRDHRKLGRQLDFFHSQEEAPGMVFWRPKGWRLWQQVEQYMRRVYENNGYQEVKCPQILDVSLWKKSGHWDNFRDNMFFTASENREYAVKPMNCPGHVQIFNSGLRSYRDLPLRYGEFGGCHRNEPSGALHGLMRVRAFTQDDGHIFCTDQQIEKEVVEFHKLALKTYSDFKFKNIAIKLALRPEQRLGDDSVWDHAEAALRSALQTCGVNWEELPGEGAFYGPKVEYHLKDSIGRSWQCGTIQVDFMMPLRLGAEYVSEDNARKTPVMLHRAILGSMERFIGILIEHHAGAMPLWLSPVQIVVMNVADRHADYAQDVTKQLISRGFRVISDLRNEKITYKIRGHSLQKLPYQLIVGDKEVEASQVAVRCRGGEDLGPMLLETLYERLNSELDAKR, from the coding sequence ATGATTAATGTAAAGCTACCAGATGGTTCAGTTCGAACGTTTGATCAGTCTTTATCGGTAGGTTCGATTGCAAGATCGATTGCTCCCAGTTTGGGAAAGGTTGCCGTGGCAGGGCGCCTCGATGGCCATATGGTTGACTTAAATCATGTTGTTTCGAAAGACGCACAACTGGCTATTATTACGAATACAGACACAGATGGTGTCGATGTGATTCGTCACTCAACCGCGCATTTGCTTGCGCATGCTGTAAAAGAGCTTTACCCGAGCGCGCAAGTGACCATTGGTCCAGTGATTGAGGATGGTTTTTATTACGACTTCTCCTTTGATCGAGCTTTTACTCCAGATGACTTGGTTGCTATTGAGAAAAAAATGAAGCAGCTCTCTAAAAAAGATCTGCGCATAGAGCGGTCTGTTCGCGAGCGAGATGAGGCGAGTAATTATTTCCAGTCCATTGGCGAGGCGTATAAGTCTGAAATTATTAGCGATTTGCCTGAAGGTGAAGAGATTTCTATGTACTCTCAGGGTGAGTTTACTGATTTATGCCGCGGACCCCATGTCCCCTCTACCGGCAAGCTCAAGGCATTTAAGTTACTAAAGGTAGCTGGGGCCTATTGGCGTGGTAATTCTGATAATGCGATGCTCCAACGAATTTATGGCACCGCTTGGGGAACACAAGAGGATTTGGAGGCTCATCTCTTTAAACTTGAAGAGGCCGAAAAGAGAGATCACCGCAAACTTGGTCGACAACTTGATTTTTTTCATAGTCAGGAGGAAGCGCCCGGCATGGTGTTTTGGCGCCCTAAGGGATGGAGGCTGTGGCAGCAGGTCGAGCAGTATATGCGACGCGTCTATGAGAATAATGGCTATCAGGAAGTGAAATGTCCTCAAATATTGGATGTGTCGCTTTGGAAAAAGTCTGGGCATTGGGATAATTTCCGTGACAATATGTTTTTTACGGCCTCAGAGAATCGTGAATATGCCGTCAAGCCGATGAACTGTCCTGGGCATGTGCAAATTTTCAATAGTGGTTTGCGTAGTTATCGCGATCTGCCCCTGAGATACGGTGAGTTTGGTGGTTGTCATCGTAATGAACCCTCGGGCGCATTGCATGGTCTCATGCGCGTCAGGGCGTTCACTCAGGATGATGGACACATTTTCTGTACAGACCAACAAATAGAGAAAGAAGTTGTTGAATTTCATAAACTTGCATTGAAAACTTACAGTGATTTCAAGTTTAAAAATATCGCGATTAAATTAGCATTACGGCCTGAGCAGCGCTTAGGGGATGACTCGGTTTGGGATCATGCGGAGGCGGCTCTTCGATCTGCCCTTCAAACTTGCGGCGTGAACTGGGAAGAGCTTCCTGGAGAGGGCGCCTTTTACGGACCGAAGGTTGAGTATCACTTAAAAGATTCAATTGGTCGCTCTTGGCAGTGCGGTACTATCCAGGTGGATTTTATGATGCCTCTCAGGTTAGGGGCCGAGTACGTGTCTGAAGATAATGCTAGAAAAACCCCTGTGATGCTTCATCGAGCGATCCTTGGGTCAATGGAGCGATTCATCGGGATCCTCATCGAGCATCATGCGGGTGCTATGCCACTTTGGCTATCCCCAGTACAGATCGTTGTGATGAACGTCGCCGATCGTCACGCAGATTATGCGCAAGATGTGACAAAACAATTGATTTCTAGGGGGTTCAGAGTTATTTCCGACTTGAGAAACGAAAAGATAACCTATAAAATCCGCGGGCACAGTCTCCAGAAGCTTCCGTACCAATTGATTGTGGGTGATAAGGAAGTAGAAGCAAGCCAAGTCGCTGTTCGTTGCCGAGGTGGTGAAGACTTAGGGCCAATGTTGTTGGAGACCCTTTACGAACGTTTGAATTCCGAGCTTGACGCTAAGCGTTAG